Genomic window (Streptomyces clavuligerus):
GCCGAGCACGGTATTGATATGGGCGGCGTGCGGGCCGCTGCCGACGAAGGACTCGCCGATCATGACCTGGTGGCCGAAGCGGCCGGACTTCTCGTCGCTCATCCGATGAAACCGTTCTTCTTGAGCCAGCCCTCGGCGACCCGGTCGGGGGGCAGGCCATCGACGGCCACCTGGGCGTTGAGGCCGCGCAGGGTGGCGTTGTCGAGCCTGGCCGCGATCGGCGCCATGATCTGGCCGATGGACGGATAGCTGTCGGCGGTCTCCGTGCGCAGGGTGAGCGCCGGGTTGTAGACCGGGAAGAACTGCCTGTCGTCCTCCAGGGTGGTCAGCTTGAGGTTGGTGATGCGCCCGTCGGTGGCGAAGACCTCGCCGAAGTTGCAGGTGGTGCCCTTGGCGGTCTCGGTGTAGACCACACCGGTGTCCACCAGTTTGATATTGCTCTTGGGGATGTCGATCCCATAGGCGCGGATCAGGCCCGGCCAGCCGTCGTTGCGGGTGGAGAACTCGCTCTCCAGACAGACGGTGGCGTCGGCCGGGCGGCTTCTGGCGAAGGCGGCGAAGTCGCTGAGGGACGTCAGCTTCCACTGCCGGGCCTTGGCCGACAGCACCGCGAGGGCGAAGGTGTTGTCGGCGGGCGCGGGAGTCAGCCAGCGCACGCCGTTCTTGGCCCTGTCCTCGTCGGCCACGGCCTTGAACTGGGCCGCGGCGCCCTTCACCGGGTCGGTGTGCTTGAGGTAGATGATCCAGCCGGTGCCCGTGTAGTCCCAGTACAGATCGACTTCCTTCGAGGTCAGCGCCGCCCGGGTGTTGGCGCTGCCCTTGATGTTGGTCTTGTCCTTGACCTTGGCGCCGGCCGCCTGGAGGGCGAGTTTGGTGATCTGGCCGAGGACGATGCTCTCGGTGAAGTCCTTGGAGCTGACGGTGAGGGTCCGGCCCGTCAGCGCCGCGTCGGCCTTGATCGAGCCGGAGCCCACGGCCGCCGTGGCACCGCTGTTGGCGTCGGTGGTGACATGGGTGGAGCAGGCGACCGGCAGCAGCGGAAGGGCCAGCACCGCGAGGGCTCCGGCGGTACGGCGGCGCAAGGGCATCGTGTCCCCTTCACAGATGGGCGGCGAGTTCACAGACGGGCGGCGAGTTCACAGATGGGTGGCGAACGGGGGGAACCGCGGGCTCAGCGAGTACGGAAGCGGTCCTCGACCACGGACCCGAGCCAGTCGATGAGCAG
Coding sequences:
- a CDS encoding glycine betaine ABC transporter substrate-binding protein, with product MRRRTAGALAVLALPLLPVACSTHVTTDANSGATAAVGSGSIKADAALTGRTLTVSSKDFTESIVLGQITKLALQAAGAKVKDKTNIKGSANTRAALTSKEVDLYWDYTGTGWIIYLKHTDPVKGAAAQFKAVADEDRAKNGVRWLTPAPADNTFALAVLSAKARQWKLTSLSDFAAFARSRPADATVCLESEFSTRNDGWPGLIRAYGIDIPKSNIKLVDTGVVYTETAKGTTCNFGEVFATDGRITNLKLTTLEDDRQFFPVYNPALTLRTETADSYPSIGQIMAPIAARLDNATLRGLNAQVAVDGLPPDRVAEGWLKKNGFIG